TCCAACCTGACGATGCCGCTGGCCGAGGCCGGCTACTACGTGCTGCCGGTGTCGCTGGTCGACGAGTCGCTGCGTACCAACGGCGTGACCTCGCCGGTGGACGCGCATGGCATCGACCCGACCAAGCTGCGCGACATCTTCGGTGCCGACGCCGTGCTGTACGTGACCGTCAAGCAGTACGGCTCCGTCTACAAGGTGATCTCCGCAGAAGCGGTCGTCGCGGTGGAGGCCCGTCTGGTGGACCTGCGCACCGGCACGCTGCTGTGGGACGGCAAGGCCACGGCCTCGACCGCCGAACAGAACAACAACAGCGGCGGCGGCCTGGTCGGGCTGCTGGTCAAGGCCCTGGTCGACCAGATTGCCAACAACCTGTCGGATCGCAGCTACCAGGTGGCCGGCATTGCCGGTAGCCGTCTGGTGAACGCCCCCAATGGTCTCCTGCCGGGTCCCCGTGCCCGCGTGACTGTGAAAAACTAAGGGCCTGGCCACCGGCTCACCCACCCACCGGCCCCAAGCCGGTGGGTTTTCTTTTTTTCAGGCATGAGCACTCCGATCTCCATCACCCGTCACCAGGGCCTCGAAGCCCTCGAACTCGTCGCCCCTGACGGCGCCCGAGCCACCTTGCTGCTGCATGGCGCCCATCTGGTTTCCTGGATCCCGGCCGGCGCGGACGAGCAGCTCTATCTCTCCCCCAAGAGCGCCTTCGCCACTGGCCAAGCCATTCGCGGCGGCGTGCCGGTGATCTTTCCGCAATTCGCCACGCGCGGGCCTTTGCAGCGCCACGGCTTCGCCCGCGGCAAGCCCTGGCAGTTGGTCACCGCAGAAAGTGGCAAGGACGACGCTCTGGCGGTGCTCCGCCTGAGCGACGACGGCGCCACCCGCATGGTCTGGCCTCATGCCTTCGAGGCCGAGATCAGCGTGCGCATCGCCGGTCGGGCGCTGGAGATCGAGCTCGCCTGCGAAAACCGTGGCGAGGCGCCGCTGTCCTTCACTGCAGCGCTGCACACCTATCTGCGGTTGACGCGCATCATGTCCGCCTCGCTGCAAGGCCTGTCGGGGCTGGCCTACTGGGACTCGGCGCGCGAGCGTGCGGGCACCCAGCAGGAAGACTTGCTGCGCCTGGATGGCGAGATGGACCGCATCTACCAGGACCTCAAGCACGACCTGACCCTGCGCGACGATGACCGCCGGGTCCGCATCCGCCAGCAGGGCTTTGCCGACGCCGTGGTCTGGAATCCGGGCGAAGAGAAGGGCGACGCGCTCGCCGACATGCCGACGGGTGGCTGGAAGCAGATGCTGTGCGTCGAAGCGGCGCAGGTGCTGCGTCCGATCGAACTGGCGCCCGGCGAGAGCTGGGCCGGCATGCAGAGCCTCGAACTGATCTGAGCGTCGGCCGCCGGTGCGACACCGGCGGCGCCTGATCTGGCGTCTGCGGTGCGGCCCGACGCCGCGGCGCGGTTAAGCTGTCCCTTCCACGCTTCGTGGCCGCCATCGGCTGCGCAGATTCGGCGCGACGTCATCGAACGGAGGACGCATGGGAGACAAGGGCAACTCGACGGACAAGGCCAAGAAGACGGCCAAGCAACGTGACCAGGACAAGGGCAAGGCCAAGGCCAAGGCCAAGGCCAGTGACCGGTCCACCGAGCCGAAGAGCGGGAAGGCGCAAGAGACGCCCTCCAAGAGCTTGAAGGCTTCGAAGGCGTCGACGTCATCGACGTCATCGACGTCGGCGCCTCCTGCCGACAAGAAGCTCTCCAAGTCGGACTACCTGGACCAGCTGCAGCCGTTGCAGATCGAACTCAATGCCATGGCGCGCTGGTTGCAGCATGCCAAGCGGCGTCTGCTGGTGATCGTCGAAGGACGTGACACGGCGGGCAAGGGCGGCGTGATCAATGCGCTGTCGGAAACCCTCAATCCCCGCCAATGCCACACCGTGGCGCTGGGCAAGCCCAGCGACCGTGAACAGGGCGAGTGGTACTTCCAACGCTATGTGCCGCACCTGCCGTCCAACGGCGAGATGGTGCTGTTCGATCGCAGTTGGTACAACCGCGCCGGCGTCGAAACGGTGATGGGCTTTTGCACCCCCGAGCAGACCCAGGACTTCCTGCGGCAGACACCGGTGTTCGAGCGACTGCTGGTCGAGGACGGCTTGCTGCTGTTCAAGTATTGGCTGACCGTCGATCAGGCGCAGCAGGAAGAACGCTTCGCCGAGCGGGCCGAGGATCCCCTGAAGCGCTGGAAGCTGTCGCCGATCGACATCGATGCCC
The Roseateles amylovorans genome window above contains:
- a CDS encoding DUF799 domain-containing protein, with the protein product MTQLFTLIRRLGAVAVLVALTACASTSKPYDYTALKAAKPASLLVLPPVNDTPDVAATYGVLSNLTMPLAEAGYYVLPVSLVDESLRTNGVTSPVDAHGIDPTKLRDIFGADAVLYVTVKQYGSVYKVISAEAVVAVEARLVDLRTGTLLWDGKATASTAEQNNNSGGGLVGLLVKALVDQIANNLSDRSYQVAGIAGSRLVNAPNGLLPGPRARVTVKN
- a CDS encoding D-hexose-6-phosphate mutarotase is translated as MSTPISITRHQGLEALELVAPDGARATLLLHGAHLVSWIPAGADEQLYLSPKSAFATGQAIRGGVPVIFPQFATRGPLQRHGFARGKPWQLVTAESGKDDALAVLRLSDDGATRMVWPHAFEAEISVRIAGRALEIELACENRGEAPLSFTAALHTYLRLTRIMSASLQGLSGLAYWDSARERAGTQQEDLLRLDGEMDRIYQDLKHDLTLRDDDRRVRIRQQGFADAVVWNPGEEKGDALADMPTGGWKQMLCVEAAQVLRPIELAPGESWAGMQSLELI
- the ppk2 gene encoding polyphosphate kinase 2, with the protein product MGDKGNSTDKAKKTAKQRDQDKGKAKAKAKASDRSTEPKSGKAQETPSKSLKASKASTSSTSSTSAPPADKKLSKSDYLDQLQPLQIELNAMARWLQHAKRRLLVIVEGRDTAGKGGVINALSETLNPRQCHTVALGKPSDREQGEWYFQRYVPHLPSNGEMVLFDRSWYNRAGVETVMGFCTPEQTQDFLRQTPVFERLLVEDGLLLFKYWLTVDQAQQEERFAERAEDPLKRWKLSPIDIDARAHYEAYGQARDRMLEATHTKHAPWTLVDFNDQRRGRLTLIRHLLHHLPDVTVPDAPIEFPPLKRKPLREQFGTKLKPIRSL